The Clostridia bacterium genome window below encodes:
- the fliS gene encoding flagellar export chaperone FliS yields MLETSIQAYRASLVQSASPVALIDMLLRRAVAETRAGVADLEAGRRDAARDRLLRAQDVVQALRAALNREAAPDLASRLEALYDFAYWRLVRANIDADAEAGRAALEALEPIRDAWAAAFGPAARAGDAGMAVHG; encoded by the coding sequence GTGCTTGAGACGTCGATCCAAGCCTATCGGGCAAGCCTCGTTCAGTCGGCGTCCCCCGTCGCGTTGATCGACATGCTCCTGCGGAGGGCCGTCGCCGAGACCCGCGCGGGCGTCGCCGACCTGGAGGCCGGGCGGCGGGACGCGGCACGGGACCGGCTCCTGCGCGCGCAGGACGTCGTGCAGGCGCTGCGCGCGGCGCTCAACCGCGAGGCCGCGCCCGACCTGGCGTCGCGGCTCGAAGCCCTGTACGACTTCGCCTACTGGCGGCTGGTGCGCGCCAACATCGACGCGGACGCGGAGGCGGGCCGCGCGGCGCTCGAGGCGCTCGAGCCGATCCGCGACGCCTGGGCGGCGGCCTTCGGCCCGGCGGCGCGGGCGGGCGACGCCGGCATGGCGGTCCATGGCTGA